The following proteins are encoded in a genomic region of Maylandia zebra isolate NMK-2024a linkage group LG1, Mzebra_GT3a, whole genome shotgun sequence:
- the zgc:158482 gene encoding long-chain fatty acid transport protein 2, whose protein sequence is MEIYISIILASLLIIPFVLKTFSPYVWMDIVYFGDLVRILVKFVARRRRRPLFFVLDRFLEQTEAHPDNTFIVFENESYTYACTDKRSNKIANALQSHAGYKGGDTVALFMGNEPTFLFTWLALAKLGSPVALLNHNIRTKSLLHCFNCCKAKVLIAAAELKEAVEDVLPSLIEQGVTVLLMSKNSDTPGIQSFSDEVEKASDDPIPRSFRSHITFKSPAVYIYTSGTTGLPKAAVVNQNRILTALAVLSSNGVVSSDVFYLNLPLYHTAGFVVGFIGTIETGSTIILKRKFSASQFWDDCRKHNVTVIQYIGEVMRYLCCAPKKDNDKDHKVRLAIGNGIRAEIWKEFLNRFGNIQIREFYASTEGNVGFLNYVGKIGAIGRVHFFHQKLFPYTLVKYDTERDEPVRDANGLCIESRKGEPGLLVSKITNLAPFSGYAQNEEQTERKRLHNVLKKGDLYFNTGDLMRIDKDNFIYFQDRVGDTFRWKGENVATTEVSDILTICDCLKEANVYGVQVPGHEGRIGMAAVTLKKEVQFDGRKIYNHVVSCLPSYARPRFIRMQSTVEVTGTFKQMKVKLVEMGFDPGRIQDPLYILDDNAKSYVPLTAQIYHAIISGSTKL, encoded by the exons ATGGAAATCTATATTTCAATCATTTTAGCAAGTCTGCTCATCATACCGTTTGTACTCAAAACCTTTTCCCCCTATGTCTGGATGGACATCGTGTATTTCGGGGATCTAGTGCGTATtttggtaaagtttgtagcGAGGCGCAGAAGGAGacctctcttctttgttttggaCCGTTTTTTGGAGCAGACCGAGGCGCATCCTGACAACACGTTCATAGTGTTTGAAAATGAAAGCTACACATACGCTTGCACGGATAAGAGGAGTAACAAAATTGCAAACGCGCTACAGTCTCACGCTGGGTATAAAGGTGGCGACACCGTCGCGCTTTTTATGGGGAACGAACCCACCTTCTTGTTTACCTGGCTGGCTTTGGCTAAACTGGGCTCCCCTGTAGCTCTCCTCAATCATAACATCCGCACCAAGTCTTTGTTGCACTGCTTTAATTGCTGCAAGGCTAAAGTGTTGATAGCAGCCGCAG AACTAAAGGAGGCCGTGGAAGACGTGCTGCCCTCCCTGATAGAGCAGGGTGTCACTGTCCTCCTGATGTCCAAAAACAGTGACacgcctggaatccagagcttCTCTGATGAAGTCGAGAAGGCATCGGATGACCCCATCCCTCGATCCTTCAGGTCACACATCACATTCAAAAGTCCTGCAGTTTATATTTACACTTCTGGAACCACAG GTCTTCCTAAGGCAGCTGTGGTCAACCAGAACCGCATCTTAACAGCTCTGGCTGTGTTGTCATCAAACGGGGTGGTATCTAGTGATGTCTTCTATCTCAACCTTCCTCTGTATCACACAGCTGGATTTGTTGTTGGGTTCATTGGCACGATTGAGACAG GATCAACTATAATTCTGAAGAGGAAGTTTTCTGCCTCTCAGTTCTGGGATGACTGCAGGAAACACAACGTGACTGTTATCCAGTACATTGGAGAGGTGATGCGTTACCTCTGTTGTGCaccaaag AAAGACAATGACAAGGACCACAAAGTAAGACTGGCCATTGGCAACGGCATCAGGGCAGAGATATGGAAAGAGTTTCTTAACCGCTTTGGGAACATTCAGATTCGAGAGTTTTACGCCTCCACTGAAGGAAATGTGGGATTTTTGAACTACGTGGGGAAAATTGGAGCTATTGGACGAGTCCACTTTTTtcatcag AAGCTGTTCCCTTATACCCTTGTTAAGTATGACACAGAGCGAGATGAGCCAGTACGAGATGCTAACGGCCTCTGCATTGAGTCGCGCAAAG gtgAACCAGGACTGCTGGTGTCAAAGATTACAAACTTGGCCCCATTTTCTGGCTACGCGCAGAATGAAGAACAAACTGAGCGGAAGAGACTTCACAATGTTCTCAAGAAGGGCGATCTTTATTTCAACACGGGAGACCTGATGAGGATCGACAAAGATAACTTTATTTACTTCCAGGATCGAGTAGGTGACACATTCAG GTGGAAAGGTGAGAATGTTGCCACGACCGAGGTGTCTGACATCTTGACGATCTGTGATTGTCTCAAAGAAGCCAACGTTTACGGAGTCCAAGTGCCAG GCCATGAGGGGCGGATAGGGATGGCAGCTGTCACTCTGAAGAAAGAAGTCCAGTTTGACGGACGTAAAATATACAACCATGTGGTCAGCTGCCTGCCCTCATATGCACGTCCTCGCTTTATAAGGATGCAG AGCACTGTGGAAGTAACTGGGACTTTCAAACAGATGAAGGTAAAATTAGTGGAGATGGGATTTGATCCAGGACGTATCCAGGACCCTCTTTACATCCTTGATGATAATGCCAAGAGCTACGTACCACTGACAGCTCAGATCTATCATGCCATCATATCAGGAAGCACGAAACTATGA